Sequence from the Pan paniscus chromosome 12, NHGRI_mPanPan1-v2.0_pri, whole genome shotgun sequence genome:
TTCTACATATTCCGCTATAATAGTTTTAACTTCTAATTTGATTCTTGTGTTAATAAAAACATTATCTGTCAGTGGAACATCAGGCATGAGAAATATAGCTAGCAAGGCtgatatatatgaaaatgtgtgAATTGATGAATATAGCTCCAGAGATTATGTAAGAATACTATTTCTAATGATTAGAGTATGATAAAAGGGGATACTAAACTCTCAAAGAATGTATTACTTTTAGAAAGTCCATACATCAAGGCTTGATGTTATTTTCAGACCACAAAAGTATTATAATAGTCACTCAGAAATCTGAGATTAGCCCATCTTTAAGCAGTAAATCTGAAAAAAGCTTGAAACAAAATCATCTTTGACTTCCATACTCCAATAACATCAGTAAACTAACTttcaaaactacagcaattaaaTTTACACTGCAATGTAGGAATCTTTTTCAGAAAATGCAGTGAAGCTTGGTGAGGAAAGGGGAGTTATGAGAAATGAATTCTACAGACTATGAAAGTGACTGGTGGAAAAACTATTTGAGGTGCCCTTCTAAGAGAGGGTAAAGTCTGAGGTGACCTTATTTTAGGAATTTCAATAGGTGAAGATCTGTCTTCATCTTGAAACAAGACAGCAAAGTCTTCATCTTCAAACGGGCCTGAAGTTAATTCGCTTTGAGGTGGGATAAAGCAACCAGAATTTTTATAAGATGAAGAAAATCCAGCTTTATGGAGGAATGGGAAAGTTCCACTTTGAGAGGGATGCTGTGGAATCATGATTGGAGAATGATCTGTGCTGTAACTTTCAGGACCAGGATGAAGGAAATCTTTTAAATCTTTACATAATTGGCCCCTTTGTTGAATATCAGTGGCAATTCCATTTTGTTGATCCGGAGAGGAAATATCACTTGCAAGAGAAAAGACTGATGTGCTTTGTTGATAGGAGGCTGTATCAATAGTGTTCCCAAAGGCTGGAGAAGTAGTGTTTGtttcaaaattcttaaaatttttagtgTTATATTCAGGAGCAGAGATGGTTATATGTTTTTTAGCATCAGTATTACTTGAAGTTTTAGAAAAGATTTTGATTTCATTTAGATTAAACACATTCTGGCCACTTGCTTGAGGATCAAAAAAAATGGCACTCTTGTAATAGGAAACTATACTTAGTTTATGGGATGAGAAACGTCTTCTGCGGGACATAAAGCTACCACAATGGTCTGAGGAAGATTTTAAATCAGTGAAGCTTGTGTCTTCTTCAGAATCAAAGTTAGCTCTACTTTGTTGCCAGTAAGGggaagcatttcttttttgaaatccaACAAATAAAGAACATCTTCTTTCAGAGAAAGATGGACTTGATACAGATAATAACCTTCTACTTGCTTTGGCTGAATTGACTTTATGTGTTACAGGGGAATAAGATGTTTTATGACCAAGAGATATACTTGGTTGGGAAACAGAAGAGGCTCCATGATGCTGGGCGTCTGTACTAACTTGATCTTCTGGAGAACATCGTTGGAAGCTCTGGTCCTCTTTGCAGCAGCTAAGAGTGAGAAAAGGgtcaaatgaggaaaaaaaatagggAGCAGAGTGGAGACCTGCCAAGCCTCCTGAAGAATAATATCCACCTTTTGGTGTCCACCAATTGGTATTGTTTCCATACTAATATGAAAACAGCAGGGAATGAGAATAATAGGGGAGCTTACGTTAATGGTCACACAGATGTACCCAAAAGAATGCGGGAG
This genomic interval carries:
- the RMDN2 gene encoding regulator of microtubule dynamics protein 2 isoform X2, with protein sequence MGKCLSCCKEDQSFQRCSPEDQVSTDAQHHGASSVSQPSISLGHKTSYSPVTHKVNSAKASRRLLSVSSPSFSERRCSLFVGFQKRNASPYWQQSRANFDSEEDTSFTDLKSSSDHCGSFMSRRRRFSSHKLSIVSYYKSAIFFDPQASGQNVFNLNEIKIFSKTSSNTDAKKHITISAPEYNTKNFKNFETNTTSPAFGNTIDTASYQQSTSVFSLASDISSPDQQNGIATDIQQRGQLCKDLKDFLHPGPESYSTDHSPIMIPQHPSQSGTFPFLHKAGFSSSYKNSGCFIPPQSELTSGPFEDEDFAVLFQDEDRSSPIEIPKIRYITANTDTEEQSFPVPKAFNTHVEELNLDVLLQKVDHLRMSESGKSESFELLRDHKEKFRDEIEFMWRFARAYGDMYELSTNTQEKKHYANIGKTLSERAINRAPMNGHCHLWYAVLCGYVSEFEGLQNKINYGHLFKEHLDIAIKLLPEEPFLYYLKGRYCYTVSKLSWIEKKMAATLFGKIPSSTVQEALHNFLKAEELCPGYSNPNYMYLAKCYTDLEENQNALKFCNLALLLPTVTKEDKEAQKEMQKIMTSLKR